Proteins from one Pontibacter korlensis genomic window:
- a CDS encoding MerR family transcriptional regulator produces MPYKEKEIEKQYYTIGEVATMFDVAPSLIRFWETEFEQIKPKKNKKGNRQYTPKDIETLRTIYHLVKERGYTIQGAREVMKNKPVQAKDKMEIIESLEKVKAFLLGIKEQLNTKD; encoded by the coding sequence ATGCCATACAAAGAAAAAGAAATAGAGAAGCAGTATTACACCATTGGTGAGGTGGCCACTATGTTTGATGTAGCGCCATCACTCATCCGTTTTTGGGAGACTGAATTTGAGCAGATAAAGCCGAAAAAGAATAAGAAAGGGAACAGACAGTACACTCCTAAAGACATTGAAACGCTACGCACCATTTACCATCTTGTAAAAGAACGTGGTTACACCATACAGGGTGCCCGCGAGGTAATGAAAAACAAGCCTGTGCAGGCCAAGGACAAGATGGAAATTATTGAGTCTTTGGAGAAAGTAAAGGCATTCTTGCTGGGCATAAAGGAACAGCTGAATACTAAAGACTAA
- the alaS gene encoding alanine--tRNA ligase: protein MNSAEIRQKFLDFFASKQHQVVPSAPIVVKDDPTLMFINSGMAPFKDYFLGNKPAPSKRVADTQKCLRVSGKHNDLEEVGYDTYHHTMFEMLGNWSFGDYFKKEALEWSWELLTDVYKLPKDRLYVSVFQGDQAENLPMDQDAYNIWKTMISEDRILMGSKKDNFWEMGDTGPCGPCSEIHIDLRSEEERAKVDGKELVNNDHPQVVEIWNNVFMEFNRLADGSLVKLPAQHVDTGMGFERLCMAIQGKQSNYDTDVFQPLIQYVANEAGIKYGDDEKKDIAIRVISDHIRAISFTIADGQLPSNNKAGYVIRRILRRAVRYGFTFLDFKKPFLYKLTEVLAEQTAHVFPELKQQLGFVQRVIEEEENAFLRTLENGLKRLDALEESFKQHNNTIDGKTAFELYDTFGFPLDLTALIAREKGLKVDEEGFGKEMEQQKNRSRNASATEQSDWVILQPDVVNEFIGYDCDVTDAQIVRYRQVKAKNNSEYHIVLDKTPFYAESGGQVGDVGYLVADGERVEVLDTKKENDLILHITKNLPKNLEAGFSAEIDAERRNLIRKNHSATHLLHAALRTVLGDHVQQRGSLVNEKVLRFDFSHFAKVEEAELRQIEHIVNERVRQAIPLDERRNVPIDEAKEMGATALFGEKYGDFVRVITFGSDYSVELCGGTHVFNTGNIGYFKIISESSVAAGVRRIEAVTASAAEEYMQQQLNELNAVREVLNTQSNVSGAVQKMQEDLKVLQKQLEAFELKQLSSLKDSLAHKAQQLDGINLITERVELSSADYLKKLAFDMRQVVDNLVLVLAAEIDGKPQIAVMLSDNLVQDKNLNASQMVRELAKEIKGGGGGQPFYATAGGKDVAGLDVVPGKAQELVKSIIKG, encoded by the coding sequence ATGAACTCAGCTGAAATAAGACAAAAGTTCCTGGACTTCTTTGCTTCAAAGCAGCACCAGGTTGTGCCTTCTGCTCCAATTGTGGTAAAGGATGACCCGACCCTGATGTTTATTAACTCAGGAATGGCGCCTTTCAAAGACTATTTTTTGGGCAACAAGCCCGCACCCTCTAAGCGTGTGGCCGATACGCAGAAGTGTCTCCGTGTGAGTGGCAAGCATAACGACCTGGAAGAGGTAGGCTATGACACCTACCACCACACCATGTTCGAGATGTTGGGTAACTGGTCGTTTGGTGACTACTTTAAGAAGGAAGCGCTGGAATGGTCTTGGGAACTTCTGACGGATGTATACAAACTGCCAAAGGACAGGCTGTATGTTTCTGTTTTCCAGGGAGACCAGGCTGAGAATTTGCCGATGGACCAGGATGCCTATAACATCTGGAAGACTATGATTTCTGAGGACCGTATCCTGATGGGTTCTAAGAAGGACAACTTCTGGGAGATGGGCGATACAGGTCCGTGTGGTCCGTGCTCAGAGATTCACATCGACTTACGTTCTGAGGAAGAGCGCGCCAAAGTGGATGGCAAAGAGCTCGTGAACAATGATCACCCGCAGGTAGTGGAGATCTGGAACAACGTATTCATGGAGTTTAACCGTTTGGCTGATGGCTCATTGGTTAAACTGCCTGCACAGCACGTGGACACAGGTATGGGCTTTGAGCGTTTGTGCATGGCCATACAGGGCAAGCAGTCTAACTACGATACCGATGTGTTCCAGCCGCTGATCCAGTATGTAGCTAATGAGGCAGGTATAAAGTATGGTGATGATGAGAAGAAAGATATTGCCATCCGCGTGATATCTGATCACATCCGTGCGATCTCCTTCACTATTGCTGACGGTCAGCTACCATCCAATAACAAGGCTGGATATGTAATCCGTCGTATCCTGCGTCGTGCGGTTCGATATGGATTCACTTTCCTGGATTTCAAAAAGCCTTTCCTGTACAAGCTGACAGAAGTACTGGCAGAGCAGACAGCACACGTATTCCCGGAGCTGAAGCAACAACTCGGCTTTGTGCAGCGCGTAATTGAGGAAGAAGAAAACGCCTTCCTGCGTACGCTGGAGAATGGCCTGAAGCGACTGGATGCACTTGAGGAGAGCTTTAAGCAGCACAACAATACTATCGACGGCAAAACCGCTTTCGAACTATACGATACTTTTGGCTTCCCGCTTGACCTGACTGCTTTGATTGCTCGTGAGAAGGGATTGAAAGTAGACGAGGAAGGCTTTGGCAAAGAAATGGAGCAGCAGAAAAACCGCTCCCGCAATGCCTCAGCCACTGAGCAAAGCGACTGGGTAATTCTTCAGCCGGACGTAGTAAACGAATTTATTGGTTACGACTGTGATGTGACTGATGCACAGATAGTACGCTACCGTCAGGTAAAGGCTAAAAACAATAGCGAGTACCACATCGTGCTTGATAAAACGCCTTTCTATGCTGAAAGCGGTGGTCAGGTTGGTGACGTAGGCTATCTTGTTGCTGATGGTGAGCGGGTAGAGGTGCTGGATACGAAGAAAGAGAACGACCTGATTCTTCATATCACCAAAAACCTTCCGAAGAACCTGGAGGCAGGCTTTAGTGCTGAAATAGATGCAGAGCGTCGCAACCTGATTCGTAAGAACCACTCTGCTACACACTTACTGCACGCTGCTTTAAGAACAGTGTTAGGCGACCACGTGCAACAGCGCGGTTCCTTGGTCAATGAGAAAGTGCTACGTTTTGACTTCTCTCACTTTGCCAAAGTTGAGGAGGCAGAACTGCGCCAGATTGAGCACATCGTAAATGAGCGTGTACGCCAGGCTATACCTCTGGATGAACGCCGCAATGTGCCTATTGATGAAGCAAAGGAGATGGGCGCAACTGCACTGTTTGGTGAGAAGTATGGCGACTTTGTTCGTGTGATTACCTTTGGCAGTGACTATTCAGTGGAGCTTTGCGGTGGTACGCATGTGTTCAACACAGGTAATATTGGTTACTTTAAGATCATTTCTGAAAGCTCTGTGGCAGCTGGTGTACGCCGCATTGAAGCAGTTACAGCAAGTGCCGCTGAAGAGTACATGCAGCAGCAGTTGAACGAACTGAACGCAGTGCGCGAAGTGCTGAATACGCAAAGTAATGTTTCGGGTGCTGTACAGAAGATGCAGGAAGACTTGAAAGTACTGCAAAAGCAGTTAGAGGCTTTCGAACTAAAGCAGCTAAGCAGCCTGAAAGATTCACTGGCACACAAAGCTCAGCAACTCGACGGCATCAACCTGATTACAGAGCGTGTGGAGTTGAGCTCTGCTGATTACCTTAAGAAGCTAGCGTTTGATATGCGTCAGGTAGTAGATAACCTGGTGCTGGTACTTGCAGCTGAGATAGATGGCAAACCACAAATTGCCGTGATGCTGTCTGATAACCTGGTGCAGGATAAGAACCTTAACGCAAGCCAGATGGTGCGTGAATTAGCCAAAGAGATCAAAGGCGGTGGCGGTGGCCAGCCATTCTATGCAACAGCCGGTGGTAAGGATGTTGCTGGTCTGGATGTGGTGCCAGGTAAAGCGCAGGAACTTGTAAAGTCGATTATTAAAGGATAA